In the genome of Lynx canadensis isolate LIC74 chromosome F1, mLynCan4.pri.v2, whole genome shotgun sequence, one region contains:
- the PIGC gene encoding phosphatidylinositol N-acetylglucosaminyltransferase subunit C: MGPQPVADTEEAKWQKVLYERQPFPDNYVDRRFLEELRKNIHARKYQYWAVVFESSVVIQQLCSVCVFVVIWWYMDEGLLAPQWLFGTGLASSLIGYVLFDLIDGGEGRKKSGRTRWADLKSALVFITFTYGFSPVLKTLTESVSTDTIYAMSVFMLLGHLIFFDYGANAAIVSSTLSLNMAIFASVCLASRLPRSLHAFIMVTFAIQIFALWPMLQKKLKACTPRSYVGVTLLFAFSALGGLLSISAVGAILFALLLFSISCLCPFYLIRLQLFKENIHGPWDEAEIKEDLSRFLS; encoded by the coding sequence ATGGGGCCCCAGCCTGTAGCTGACACTGAGGAGGCCAAGTGGCAGAAGGTCCTGTACGAGCGACAGCCGTTTCCCGATAACTACGTGGACCGGCGTTTCCTGGAAGAGCTCCGGAAAAACATCCACGCCCGGAAGTACCAGTACTGGGCCGTGGTGTTCGAGTCGAGCGTGGTGATACAGCAGCTGTGCAGCGTCTGTGTGTTTGTGGTCATCTGGTGGTATATGGATGAAGGTCTTCTGGCCCCCCAGTGGCTCTTTGGGACCGGCCTGGCCTCTTCACTGATTGGCTATGTTTTGTTCGATCTCATTGACGGAGGTGAAGGACGGAAGAAGAGTGGGCGGACCCGGTGGGCTGACTTGAAGAGCGCCCTGGTTTTCATTACTTTCACCTACGGTTTTTCCCCAGTGCTGAAGACCCTGACGGAGTCTGTCAGCACTGACACCATCTATGCCATGTCAGTCTTCATGCTTTTGGGCCACCTCATTTTCTTTGACTATGGCGCCAATGCTGCCATTGTATCCAGCACGCTGTCCTTGAACATGGCCATCTTTGCTTCTGTCTGCCTTGCCTCGCGCCTGCCCCGTTCCCTGCATGCCTTCATCATGGTGACTTTTGCCATCCAGATTTTTGCCCTGTGGCCCATGTTGCAGAAGAAACTGAAGGCATGTACTCCCCGTAGCTACGTGGGTGTCACGCTGCTTTTTGCATTTTCAGCCTTGGGAGGCCTGCTGTCCATTAGTGCTGTGGGAGCCATCCTCTTTGCCCTTCTGCTGTTTTCCATCTCTTGTCTCTGCCCTTTCTACCTCATTCGCCTgcagctttttaaagaaaacattcatgGGCCTTGGGATGAGgctgaaatcaaagaagacttGTCCAGGTTTCTCAGCTGA